Proteins found in one Plasmodium sp. gorilla clade G2 genome assembly, chromosome: 14 genomic segment:
- a CDS encoding atypical protein kinase, ABC-1 family, putative — MNQYDQWNRRIRTIWYCSSLYMEYKNALRKSKKMPVEKKNEYWEKKHEEFATKMLNNIYELRGWWVKVGQFLSTQENIMPVAYIEKFTKLQDMMPTSSFDKIENILKKELGNIYEMFEHIDKEPLASASIGQVHKAKLKKYDKHICDIDSRKPNDYNVIIKIQHEGIDQFLSSDISTLKKVSWAFGLIDKNFYFTDFIDEWQDSASRELNYKYELYHQLLAYNSFKKSGIPVKIPKIYCAHTTSKVLVMEYIKGFKITDTELLKKYNVDTYKMVYKIIDYFAYQIHNDGFFHGDPHPGNILVMMEEKKKKRKKKREYSNIKSSKDKINNLKIKNENISMKKKKKSHNKSNINSKKKIRRHRKKKKNIEINKEEKKNKYNNDINYGENKNEDIITNNPKLQNNSSDMKNIIKFTSFSKSVSSSNASMVDNFVDSRYNIDKMRAPNNFSNPFHKSFSFVDYSLNQDVDSDKMNQEDYEYILKENMSDGLDHMKNCLSRSHEYISCDQSRSGVTSIATSRKTQNRDFNKASENSIMESRETTMFSFVNNMEELVKMKTETNLELQDKGNDKMVKGNESNHKNDNTNIEGNTKIGGNTNIDGNTNNGGNTNNGGNTNIDGNTNIGGNTNNDDNIYKSKCKDSNLKKRKYSKYNFVPVIIDWGLIKQLDSVMKFAFCKLVYNISCMNVLNIIEAFEDMGFCFKEDFTYDPEIYIENLKTYFLSKLEESKIKNTEGEKESSTANTVDETNKNKNMEILKNLEKKDVIDKNPISDVPKDIIFFMRVASLLHGLCTQLNVKINYLNIFSRRAKEALEKIYIPINNSIHTIPIDKCPNTYIEKRIHQFLKTLFEKKKILGCQVAIIHKKKLVVNTCVGITSTTDKRPITKHSLFNGYSLNKIILNIALYHLICNSVNEQTSGESILLGMDKKKDKLGEKISQKIQEKISEKIKIKSSAKEKNQSDEKIKIKINQKDKGKSQENNKQINNDNSKDNNKDNNMNKLNEINKNIIHANDKTSNMNDNNKPEKEGEDEDEVVDEVEDEVVDDNKTDNENNYITEKLNEINKIENDYFSANVNENTIKCEEFVKSKDINPLSVNSFISFDSYNSYNNNVSWISSMSRNSYKSMIERIEDDIEYKEINDGDIQNDSKVSCMSESKKDDKYKARDNIHHNEHHNEHDHDNKTIKSNKDIQENTNIYPNKSYNKMDTLMKKKQSYIDEKNFIKSIESKQIRNFKNIINDHICNYWDGFICNNKKNITIKDILTLKCFIKKPFHDKITLSKFIDYDQMINMIENSKHYKTSDKTSKYGEYLYLIDTYIISELIHNISGLHYYEYIYKYIVKPLNLSEEMFVPIPSELLKNQKQEDSKKKNVNNQTNLNTSGVTNINLDKTKKYIKDKKTNMTDKKSVVIDKKSTGLDKWPNMMKDFTSNTLKNNEYKSTSFIGGKKFKKSNTISNMIEDINDDMNFHIMNSELLKFENINLKNKMSSKKKIFDSNEKILSKKRSISVDVYYSRKKMKDVSKKEKKKNKDKKDQKGSKIKVDFEKREKEEMKNVDKKDERDQSNEQKDKKYEDIGEKYEDIDEKYEDIDEKYEDIDEKYEDIDEKYEGIGEKFEDIVEQNNDDNNVKTNDVYHDIIEEKEDNECCNNKIEISKDPLNENQFNINNKMNILINNEIIDNEKKLDTNDLLESTLRNKESFSFKNKFLNHVDNLKLKTKKINDSIKNMYENNENTFLKNFFLSPKKNDNLESNLDHKNIEANCVDNNMCESNSLNNSGYNNSFYNSFYNSHSNSKNSSKIRNYNNTDNVNNNANSDTINYSHNDNKKNNSYNNNNIIMGSQYVYNYNNNKDILKENQDKKFNMNKFNRVTLSNQKGTLFKNKKDELFLIEEREKRSHSYSDCRNESHNEMKKSYMENINNINNYSNSSMNYLNYYINNKKSANYMNANGVVIKYDDYNDNNINNNMNNNNEGNSTNKMSFFTNTILNTFQDKNNKTKKKKEVKCLSNEDRYFYNLEERRKYYKYNFDKNIRKLFDNVDTKTSGEESANSVLKEKYNKYHKRNKKYKKLFEYIKELKDHIKKTSDHIREANEAFIRNIKQKQHVEKKNDVENKTIEECKIIQESKNDEDNKISEDNKISEDNKISEDNKISQDNKIIEENKSIEENKNMEENKNIEENKTIEDNKTIEDNKTIEENKNIEQNKNIEENKNIEENKTSEEKITNDDKYEFIQDTEELIKKVTKKDQELLKKLIEYKYQILKKQNNNLMKKKNKQNIYMNDYSDNIEMFSDTETDSTNYYDQDDADYDEHMVEYNNYHDENNPNTKDYIFYDKKKTRREMKELRRFNERKKRLETYLIMNKLYNQNKKGVISKEYHTINKKTDVYWRLAFARRNINVLDNVTQEDLNNQLEMLKSNGKVSKKATTNNKENENEEKNKNNKNNYMNNSSNNIRNDQDKSLNENKNFDNKLKMYVDNFNIKQYNKYISLFQLMHSKPYILDPLIYDSKKILDKFIPINGRFTAKALCKLFAFVNNQFFFPSYIINKIRKKYTIDKSIEALILTGAMSRTWGMGFQLFECEYNADINDEFNLYKKKNKKKYKTKNVSSKKKKNNNKKKKIVGYGQSDFSGCLALSFPEIDLSITILLSDIFKGADVCHLLLEYILKLYGLKPQWKVPIEMSELVKAF; from the exons ATGAATCAGTATGATCAGTGGAATCGTAGAATTCGg ACAATATGGTACTGTAGTAGTCTGTATATGGAATATAAGAACGCTCTGAGGAAATCTAAAAAAATGCCAgtagagaaaaaaaatgaatactGGGAAAAGAAACATGAAGAGTTTGCTACAAAGatgttaaataatatatatgaattaagaG gTTGGTGGGTTAAAGTAGGACAATTTTTAAGTACCCAAGAAAACATCATGCCTGTCgcttatatagaaaaatttaCTAAGCTGCAAGATATGATGCCTACCTCTTCATTtgataaaatagaaaatattttaaaaaaggaattag GTAACATTTATGAAATGTTTGAACACATCGATAAGGAACCGCTAGCTAGCGCTTCTATTGGACAAGTTCACAAAgctaaattaaaaaaatatgataaacatATATGCGATATAGATAGTAGAAAACCTAACGATTATAATgtgattataaaaattcaaCATGAAGGAATAGATCAGTTTTTGTCATCAGATATAAGTACTTTAAAAAAGGTGTCTTGGGCATTTGGATTAATAGAtaagaatttttattttacagaTTTTATAGATGAATGGCAAGATTCTGCTTCTAGagaattaaattataaatatgaattatatcaCCAATTGTTAGCATATAAcagttttaaaaaatcagGAATTCCTGTAAAAATACCTAAAATATATTGTGCTCATACAACATCTAAGGTATTAGTTATGGAATATATTAAAGGATTTAAAATAACCGATACTGAATTacttaagaaatataatgtggatacatataaaatggTCTATAAAATTATTGATTATTTTGCTTATCAAATACATAATGATGGTTTTTTTCATGGGGACCCACATCCAGGAAATATATTAGTTATGAtggaagaaaagaaaaaaaaaagaaaaaagaaaagagaatatagtaatataaaaagtagtaaagataaaattaataacttgaaaattaaaaatgaaaatatatctatgaaaaagaaaaaaaaaagtcataataaaagtaatattaattctaagaaaaagataagaagacatagaaaaaaaaaaaaaaatatagaaataaataaagaagaaaaaaaaaataaatataataatgatataaattatggtgaaaataaaaatgaggatataataacaaataatcctaaattacaaaataatagtagtgatatgaaaaatataataaaatttacaaGTTTCTCTAAAAGTGTATCTTCATCTAATGCTTCAATGGTGGATAATTTTGTGGATTCAagatataatattgataaaatGAGAGCTCctaataatttttctaatCCTTTTCATAAATCTTTTAGTTTTGTTGATTATTCACTTAATCAAGATGTAGATTCAGATAAAATGAATCAAGAagattatgaatatattttgaaagaAAATATGAGTGATGGTTTAGATCATATGAAAAATTGTCTATCTAGATCTcatgaatatatatcatgTGATCAATCAAGAAGTGGAGTAACATCTATTGCGACAAGTAGGAAAACACAAAATAGGGATTTTAACAAAGCTAGCGAAAATAGTATTATGGAATCTAGAGAAACAACAATGTTTTCTTTTGTAAACAATATGGAGGAATTAGTCAAGATGAAAACGGAGACAAATTTGGAACTACAGGATAAAGGAAATGATAAAATGGTTAAAGGTAATGAGAGTAaccataaaaatgataatacaaatattgaGGGGAACACTAAAATTGGGGGTAACACTAATATTGATGGTAATACCAATAATGGTGGTAATACCAATAATGGTGGTAACACTAATATTGATGGTAATACCAATATTGGTGGTAATAccaataatgatgataatatatacaaatccAAATGCAAAGAttcaaatttaaaaaaaagaaaatattccAAATACAATTTTGTACCTGTTATTATCGATTGGGGTTTAATCAAACAATTAGATAGTGTTATGAAATTCGCATTTTGTAAATTAGTTTATAATATTAGTTGTATGaatgtattaaatattatagaaGCATTTGAAGATATGGGTTTCTGCTTTAAAGAAGATTTTACATACGACcctgaaatatatattgagaatttaaaaacatattttttaagtaaACTAGAAGAAtctaaaattaaaaatactGAAGGAGAAAAAGAAAGTAGTACTGCTAATACTGTTGATGAAacgaataaaaataagaatatggaaatattaaaaaatcttgaaaaaaaagatgttATTGATAAAAATCCAATTAGTGATGTGCCTAaggatattatattttttatgagaGTTGCATCATTATTACATGGATTATGTACTCaattaaatgtaaaaattaattatttaaatattttttcaagaAGAGCTAAAGAAGctttagaaaaaatatatatacctataaataatagtataCATACCATACCAATAGATAAATGTccaaatacatatatagaaaaaagaattcatcaatttttaaaaacattatttgaaaaaaaaaaaattttaggATGTCAAGTAGctattatacataaaaaaaagttagTTGTTAATACATGTGTAGGAATTACAAGTACTACAGATAAAAGACCTATAACAAAacattctttatttaatgGATATTCattaaacaaaattattttaaatatagcCCTTTATCATCTTATTTGTAATTCAGTGAATGAACAAACATCAGGTGAAAGTATTCTTCTCGGTATGGATAAGAAAAAGGATAAACTGGGTGAAAAGATAAGTCAAAAAATTCAAGAAAAAATAAgtgaaaagataaaaattaaatcgAGTGCAAAGGAAAAAAATCAATCCGATGAAAAGATTAAAATTAAGATAAACCAAAAGGATAAGGGTAAAAgtcaagaaaataataagcaaataaataatgacaATAGTAAGGACAATAATAAGGataacaatatgaataaattaaacgaaataaataaaaatataatacatgcAAATGATAAAACAtctaatatgaatgataataataaacctGAAAAGGAAGGtgaagatgaagatgaagTAGTGGATGAAGTAGAGGATGAAGTtgttgatgataataaaacagacaatgaaaataattatattacagaaaaattaaatgaaattaataaaatcgAAAACGATTATTTTTCTGCTAATGTTAATGAAAATACAATTAAATGTGAAGAGTTTGTTAAGAGTAAGGATATAAATCCTTTATCTGTTAATAGTTTTATAAGTTTTGATAGTTACaatagttataataataatgttagtTGGATTAGTAGTATGAGTAGGAATAGCTACAAGAGTATGATTGAAAGGATAGAGGATGACAttgaatataaagaaattaatGATGGTGATATACAAAATGATAGTAAGGTTAGTTGTATGAGTGAAAGCAAAAaggatgataaatataaagcaAGAGATAACATACATCACAATGAACATCACAATGAACATGACCATGATAATAAAACTATTAAGAGTAATAAAGATATACaggaaaatacaaatatatatccaaacaaatcatataataaaatggataccttaatgaaaaagaaacaaagTTATATTGATGAAAAAAACTTTATAAAAAGTATAGAAAGCAAACAAATACGAAATTTCAAAAATATCATTAATGATCATATTTGTAATTATTGGGATggttttatatgtaataataaaaaaaatataactataaaagatatattaactTTAAAGTGTTTTATTAAGAAACCTTTCCATGATAAAATAACTCTAAGCAAATTTATAGATTATGATCAAATGATAAACATGATTGAGAATTCCAAACATTATAAGACATCAGATAAGACATCTAAATATGGAgagtatttatatttaattgatacatatattatatctgagttaatacataatatatcaggattacattattatgaatatatatataaatatatagtgAAGCCATTAAATTTGAGTGAAGAAATGTTCGTACCTATACCTTCAGAATTATTGAAAAATCAAAAACAAGAAGattcaaaaaagaaaaatgtgaACAATCAAACTAATTTAAATACCAGCGGTGTtactaatataaatttagataaaacaaaaaaatatataaaagataaaaaaacaaatatgaCAGATAAAAAATCTGTTGTTATTGATAAAAAATCTACTGGCTTAGACAAATGGCCTAATATGATGAAGGATTTTACATCAaatactttaaaaaataatgaatacaAATCAACTTCTTTTATTGGTGGTAAGAAATTTAAAAAGTCTAATACTATTTCGAATATGATCgaagatataaatgatgatatgaATTTCCATATTATGAATTCTGAACTTTTAAagtttgaaaatattaatttaaagaataaaatgtcgagcaaaaaaaaaatttttgatagtaatgaaaaaatattatcaaaaaagaGAAGCATAAGTGTTGATGTTTATTATTcaaggaaaaaaatgaaag ATGTTAGTAagaaggagaaaaaaaaaaataaggataAGAAGGATCAGAAGGGAAGTAAAATCAAAGTGGATTTTGAGAAACGTGAAAAGGAAGAAATGAAGAATGTCGATAAAAAAGACGAAAGAGACCAATCAAATGAACagaaagataaaaaatatgaagacataggtgaaaaatatgaagacatagatgaaaaatatgaagacatagatgaaaaatatgaagacatagatgaaaaatatgaagacatagatgaaaaatatgaaggcATAGGTGAAAAATTTGAAGATATAgttgaacaaaataatgatgataataatgtaaaaacAAACGATGTTTATCATGACATTATAGAAGAGAAAGAAGATAATGAatgttgtaataataaaatagaaatatcAAAGGATCCTTTAAATGAAAAccaatttaatataaataataaaatgaatattttaataaataacgAAATTatagataatgaaaaaaaactAGATACAAATGATCTTCTTGAAAGTACGTTAAGAAATAAAGAATCGTTtagttttaaaaataaatttttaaatcatgtagataatttaaaattaaaaacaaagaaaataaatgattctataaaaaatatgtatgaaaataatgaaaatacttttttgaaaaattttttcctttcaCCCAAGAAAAATGATAATCTAGAAAGTAACTTagatcataaaaatatagaagcTAATTgtgtagataataatatgtgtgAAAGTAATAGTTTGAATAATAGTGGTTACAATAATAGTTTTTATAATAGCTTTTATAATAGTCATAGTAATAGTAAGAATAGTAGTAAAATAAGAAACTACAACAATACagataatgtaaataataatgctAATAGTGATACTATAAATTATAGTcacaatgataataaaaagaataatagttataataataataatattattatgggTAGccaatatgtttataattataataacaataaagatatattaaaagaaaatcaagataaaaaatttaatatgaataaatttaatagaGTAACATTATCGAATCAGAAAGGAACACtttttaagaataaaaaagatgaGCTATTTTTAATTGAAGAAAGAGAAAAGAGATCACATAGTTATAGTGACTGCAGAAATGAATCACATAATGAGAtgaaaaaatcatatatggaaaatataaataatataaataattatagtaACAGTAGtatgaattatttaaactattatattaataataagaagagtgcaaattatatgaatgcTAATGGTGTGGTCATAAAATATgatgattataatgataataatataaataataatatgaataataataatgaaggcAATAGTACTAACAAAATGAGTTTTTTTACAAACACTATATTGAATACTTTtcaagataaaaataataagacaaaaaagaaaaaagaagtgAAATGCTTAAGTAATGAAGatagatatttttataatttagaagaaagaagaaaatattataaatataattttgataaaaatatcagGAAATTATTTGATAATGTAGATACAAAAACTAGTGGTGAAGAATCAGCAAATAGTGTATTGAAAGAAaagtataataaatatcataagagaaataaaaaatataaaaagctctttgaatatattaaagagTTAAAagatcatataaaaaaaacaagtgATCATATTAGAGAGGCAAATGAGGCATTTATAAGAAACATAAAACAAAAGCAACATgtagagaaaaaaaatgatgtagAGAATAAAACAATTGAAGAGTGTAAAATAATTCAGGAGAgtaaaaatgatgaagacAATAAAATAAGTGAGGACAATAAAATTAGTGAAGACAATAAAATAAGTGAGGACAATAAAATTAGTCAGGACAACAAAAttattgaagaaaataaaagtattgaagagaataaaaatatggaagaaaataaaaatattgaagagAATAAAACTattgaagataataaaactattgaagataataaaactattgaagaaaataaaaatattgaacaaaataaaaatattgaagagaataaaaatattgaagagAATAAAACTagtgaagaaaaaataacaaacGATGACAAATACGAATTTATTCAAGATACGGAAGAACTTATAAAAAAGGTTACTAAGAAAGATCAAGAATtgttgaaaaaattaatagaatataaataccaaatattaaaaaaacaaaataataatcttatgaaaaaaaagaataaacaaaacatatatatgaatgattACTCAGATAATATAGAAATGTTTAGTGATACTGAAACAGATTCTactaattattatgatcaaGATGATGCAGATTATGATGAGCATATggttgaatataataattatcatgatgaaaataatccAAATACAaaagattatatattttatgataaaaagaaaactAGAAGAGAAATGAAAGAGTTACGACGATTTAAtgaaaggaaaaaaagaTTAGAAACATATCTAATTATGAATAAGttatataatcaaaataaaaaaggagtTATTTCAAAAGAATATCAtactattaataaaaaaacagaTGTATATTGGAGACTAGCATTTGcaagaagaaatattaatGTATTAGATAACGTAACACAAGAAGATCTAAATAATCAATTAGAAATGTTAAAATCTAATGGAAAAGTTTCAAAAAAAGCaacaacaaataataaagaaaatgaaaatgaagaaaaaaataaaaataataaaaataattatatgaataatagtagtaataatataagaaatgaTCAAGACAAatcattaaatgaaaataaaaattttgataataaaCTTAAAATGTATGtagataattttaatattaagcagtataataaatatatatcattattccAATTAATGCATTCAAAACCATATATTCTGGATCCTTTAATTTATGATTCTAAAAAAATACTAGATAAATTTATTCCAATAAATGGTAGATTTACTGCTAAGGCattatgtaaattatttGCATTTGTTAATaaccaatttttttttccatcatatattattaataaaataagaaaaaaatatactattGATAAAAGTATAGAAGCTTTAATATTAACTGGAGCTATGAGTAGAACATGGGGCATGGGATTTCAACTTTTTGAATGTGAATATAATGCTGATATTAATGatgaatttaatttatataaaaaaaaaaacaaaaagaaatataaaacaaaaaatgtatcttctaaaaaaaaaaaaaataataataaaaaaaaaaaaattgtaggATATGGACAATCAGATTTTTCAGGATGTTTGGCTTTATCATTTCCAGAAATTGATTTATCTATCACTATACTTTTATCTGACATATTTAAAGGAGCAGAT gtcTGTCATCTCTtattagaatatatattaaaattgtaTGGACTGAAGCCTCAATGGAAAGTGCCTATAGAAATGTCTGAACTTGTCAAAGctttttga